The Vibrio coralliirubri DNA window ACCAAAGCTACGCGCCGTTTGCGTTAGAGTGTGACCAACACTCTCAGGGCCTAGCTCTATACGCTGTTGTTCAAAGCGAACTTTGGTACCACCGCCAATGGCTAACGCCAAAATATCAGGCATACGGAAGTTGGTTCTCACTTCGCCGATTTCTACCGCGAGGCTCGATTCTCTTGGGTAACCGTGAGTCAGCACACCGATATCAGACGTAGTGCCGCCCACATCGACCACAATCGCGTCTTTTAACTTAGTTAAGTGACTCGCTCCACGAATCGAGTTTGTTGGCCCACAAGCCACGGTAAGAATCGGGTACATCAATGCGAACTGCTGCGACATCAGTGTTCCGTCGTTCTGACCGAAATAAGGCGTGGTGTGGATTTCATGATTGATGAGTGCATTACAAAAGCCGTCTACGAATCGTTTTGCAGTCCCTTGCAGAGCCGCATTGAGGATAGTGGCGTTCTCGCGTTCTAAAAGCCCTAAGCTGCCCACTTTATGGGATAACGAAAGGTTCACGCCCGGAAGTTCTTGTTGAATCCACTCTGCTGCTTGAAGCTCCTGGTCGCCATTGACGGGAGAGAACACGCCGCAGATAGCAATGGAATCCACTTGGCCTTTCATTTTCTGGCAAAGCTCGCGGATCTCAGACTCTTGAATGTCGGCAATCAACTGGCCGTCATATTCATAGCCGCCGTGTGCTTGGTAGAAGTGCTGACCAAGCAGGTTTTGCCACGCTTCACTCCAACCACAAAGGGGCGGGACGCTATCACCACTGGGAAGCGCTAAGCGAATCATCCCAACTCTGTCTAAGCCTTTTCGTTCAACGATTGCGTTGGTGCATTGAGTCGTGCCAAGCATCGCATGTTTCACTTGCTGACCATCAATGTTTGCTTGGCTTAATAGCGTAGAAATCGCGTTATCAATACCGGTAGAAATGTCGTGTGTGGTTGCGGTTTTCACCTTAGCGATCACATTCAAGTCTGCGTCGAGCAGCACACCGTCGGTATTGGTACCACCTACGTCAATGCCAAGGCGGCAGTAATCAAGCGTAATGTTTGTCATGCGACTACCTCTTCAATGCAGACTTTAGTTGTTCAATGGTTTGATACTCGACTGTGTAGCCAAAGTAACCCGGGCCCGCGACTTCGATGCCTTTGTTAGTGCGCCATTTTGGGTCGCAAGGGTAGGCGATAAGGTCAATGCGCTGCCCGTAACGAAGTTGTTCGGTTGTGATTGGCTTGCCGGTTTCATGATCCAAGATCGAAATAAGATCCGGTGTTGATGCCAGTAGGTTATCTTGGTTCATGTCTGCACGACTTGTGCCTTTGTGCGCGAGAAGTAATTCGTTTTGGAACTGCACAAACACGTTATCGACGCCGGTATCTTCAAACTGAGCCAGCTTTTCAATCACGACACCGCCTGTTGCAAAACCACCATCGGTTTCACGTTGAATATCAACAATCTTGCCACTGATGATGGTATGGCCGCCGACAATGTTTAATACGGCCTGTGTGCCACTTTGATTGTTGTCGTTTGCCAGTCTAATCGCTTCACCAATCTTCATTGCTTGAGTCAGTGTTGCAGGCAGTGCGCTGCGTTTTAGGTTCTTACCGTTCATTGGGTAATCGCACATTGCTGCAGATCCGCCCATCTGTTCGGTAATTGGTCTCGCAAACTTTTCAGACCAAATACCGTCAATTGGGTAAAGTGTGACGACATTGCCACGCTCATCGGCCAATGTGTTTGGTGCAGAAGGGAGACCATCAAGAAAGAAGGTCACCATCTGAGCTTCTGGGAACGCACGTCCCATCGCATCACAATCGATCACAGGAATGTTCTTTTGCGCCGCAACGAGAATCGGAATTAACGAGTTGAAGCCGCCTACTTCGATAGGAAACGTTGCCGCCACTTTGGTGCCGAGCGCTTTTTCCATCGCTTCGAATGCAATCAACATTTGATCTTTCGAATTGAGTTTCTCTACTGCGACGGTTGGTGCGCCAATCATTGAAGAGGGGACAGTCATCCAATCGTCTTGCACGTCTTCTAAAGGAATCATGCGTACAGGGTGTTTTGCCGTTGCAATGGCTACTTTCGCCATCAAGGCACCGCTGTATGGGTCACCGCCGCCGCCAGTTCCTAATACCGTCGCACCAAGCGCGATATCATCAATCATTTGTTCAGTAATAATCACAACTACTATTCCTTATCACTTGAAGGAGAAAGCTTCATTAGGGAGAGGTAAATCACACCAGCGGCAAGAATGCCGTCTAACGCCGAGATGCTGGTGAACGAAAACAGGTTGAAGAATTCTGGTGCGGTACAAGCGCTGAAGGCAGTACCAAATGCCCAAGAAGCCAAGCCTTTAAACATCCAAGCTGGAACTTGTTGGATGTTCTTAAAGCTCATTTTTGTTGAATCTAAAACATAATATTGGACGATGTAGACACCCGCTGCAGGCGCGATGGTTACGCTGAGTAGCATTAAGAAATCAGTAAACTTGTTCACCATGCCGAGTTGAGCAATGCCAATACCGACGATGGTCATGATCACAACCAGAACAGGGCGCGGAATCTTAGGTAGAACCATCGACATGCATAAGCCGCCAGAGGTCAGGTTGCTACTGTTGGTGGTCCATTGTGCGAATACTAGTACGATGATGGCTGCCATGCCTAAACCTAGGGTAAAGAAGACTTCGACTAGGTCGTCGGTGCCGGTCATTTTGGTCAGGATCAACGCGATAAGAATGATGGCACTGTTGCCGACCAGAAATCCGATACCCGCTCCTAGAATCGCATCACGACGTGTTTTGGCGTAGCGAGCAATATCAGGTGCAGCAACCGCAGCCAAAATCCAGATAGACATAACAAAAGAGATGGCTTGGCCAAGCGTCAAAGGATCTTCAATCGATGGCGCTGCGCCACCTTGATAATCAGCGGCCATAAACAAACCGATGGTAATCAGCGTCACCATCAATGGAACAGAATAGGTACTGAGTTTGCCTAAAGCACGAACGCCATAGATAGCCGTCATCATCATTAACACACTGCCGCCAATAAGAGCGGTGAGGTGAGAAATTATGATGTCATATTTCGCCAGTGCATCGACCATGATGAAAGCGAAGAAATCAGCCTGGAATGCGAACCAGCCAACTAATGAGATGCCGTTGATGAAACCAAGAATCTTACCGCCGTTACGACCAAATACTGCGCTGCTCACCAGCGGGGTAGACACACCAGCTTGAAAGCCAATGTTGGCACACAGCATCGCGATGATCGCCAATAAGCCTGAACCAATAAACGTGGCAAGCAGTGCGTCTTCAAAACCAATACCGCTGCTTAGAATCGAGCCGAGAAACAATCCCGAAATATCGATGCCGATAGCCAACCAAATAAGGCTGATAACCCACCAAGATCGTTTGGCCTTCTCGGGTACGGGTTCCAATTCGAAGTCATCTATCTTTTTGTGGCTGTGTGTTGCTTCGGGTTTATTCACGTAAGCTTCTGCCGCCATAGTGCCATCCATGCATTGTTATTCCATAAGTGTGAATAAAGCATACTGATGTATTTATTGTTAATAAATGAATATAATCAGATGTAAACATAACAAAAAACAAATGTGAGTGGCAAAGTGAATTCAAACAATAAGTTAGATAAAAGAGACCTGCGAAGATTAGAGCTTTTTTGTGAAATTGTTGAGCAAGGAGGCATCAATCAGGCGGTCGCAAGCACCGGGATTAGCCAACCTGTGCTCAGTAATCAGCTTATTGCCTTGGAAAAAAGCTTAGAATTAACATTATGCCAACGTGGAAGAAGGGGTTTTAAGCTGACTCATGAAGGTGAGCAAGTGTATAAATATGCGAACCAATTGAAATCGACCTTAACCGACTTCGCTTACAAGTTACGAGGCGTACAGACTGAACTCTCTGGGCACGTGCGAATTGGATGCTTGGATAACACCGTCACATTGCCCTATAACCCACTTCCCAAAGCGATCGAGACGTTTTACCAACGCAGTAACAGTGTAGAGGTGAGTGTTGATGTCGGCGATTTCACCCAGTTGAATGAGAAGTTAGCAAAGAACCAGATTGATATGATGATAGTGGTTCTAGGGTCACATCAAAAATCAGCGTTTCAACATAAATACCCACTGTTTGAAGAGCACAGTTATCTGTATGCGCGTAAGGATCTGGCTGAGAAGATCATGGACAAGGATTTCTCATTGGATGGCTGTCGCATCAACATGGGCGGCTATGCCAAAGATGAGATGTTCCGATTACTGAATATTGAGCAGTACGATTCCGTAAAGCCTTTTGATGGTTGGCATGTTGAGTCGGGTGTGATTCTAACATTGGCGGGTACACACCTGAGTTTCTTGCCTTCTCACTTAATCGACCGTGGCCATTATGACCAAGCCTTAATTCCGCTTCAGCCCGAGAAGTGGAGCCTGAAGAGTCAGTTTTATGTGGTGTTGAAGCAACCTGTAGATTCCCTTTCTCCCGCCGCGCGTGCGTTTTTTGATGAGCTACACCAACCGGAAACATCGGATTCAATATAGAGAATTCGTCGTTTCTTGATAGCACTTAAGATACTTTCCCATATACAAAAAATCCTCTGCCAAGACAGAGGATTTTTGCTTTTATGCTTTATGAGTGAAAACTAACGGTTCTCGAAGCGGTTGTAATCCAACAAGCCAAACTCGATCGGTTGGTCTTGTTGATACCAACGATGAACGCGATCACTGAATGGCCAGAATTCGCTAGAACTGCGTCGTACCGCAAACTTGTCTAACAGCGCCACGTAGTCTTCTTCTGTGTTTAAGTTTTGCAGTGTTTTAACCAGAGTCGGAATCTCGCTCTCGGTTAATGACAGGTAAGCCGCAGGGTAGCTACCGACAACGCCTCGTACGAGGGTTAGGTCATCATTGGCGTAATCGCGGTTACCTTCTTCATTAAACAAGCTAGAAATGTTGCTGTGCGCGTTATTGTGAATCATGGTGAACAGCTGTTCTTCGCCGTTTTCGCCTTCAATCATGATCATCACTAATTGAGGTACATGACGCAGGCCTTCTCCCTTAATCAAGTTCACTTGGTTAAGCAGTGCTTCATTCTTTCTACCAAAACCCGTTTCAACAATCTCAAAGCGATTGTCGAGAACAGGTGCGAGCTTATCTTTGATCATATTAAGCAGTTCACGCTTCGGATCGGCCGTTTTATAAACCACGCTGGTCGGCTGATCAAAAGGAGCTATGTTTCGCTGCAAGTAGTCACTCAGTTGTGCGCTTTGGTTCTGGTACCAGCTAGAGTGTTCAATGTGGCGAACGTCTTTAGGAAGAAGGGTTAAGAAGTTACTCTCACCTTCAAGACGTAAGAAGTCCATGAACATGCGTGTAATCAGTTGGTGGCCAAAGTTACCGTAAACATCGAAGCCTGCAACGAGAAGATAATGAATACGCTCTAGAAGAGCATAATCAAGAATCCACGCAGTCTTAGGTTGCGTGCCAACTAACCCTTGTACAACAGAGGCGCTATCGAAGTGCCTAAAGACGGTGAGAGCAGCATTCGGGTTGATGCCATCGCCATCCCAAATGATGCCAGTGTCTAGGTTTACGCCACTTTCGAACCATTGGTTGGTGAAGTCTGATTTCGCGTTTAGGTATCGCGCTTGTTGCTTCGCGTATCTTACCCAGTTGGTCACAGGTACGGTGTTGCTTTTTAGCTCGCTAGGCAGCTTTAAGTTTTTCTTTTGGCTTGCATAGAAGGCGTTGATTTCCGGAACATCGGCTTTCTCTGGGTCGATGAAGAAAACCCAAAAACGGTCGTTAATTACGTTCAAGGCAAGTTGACCACGACACACAGGTCCTTTGATATAGGCCATGATGGTGTTTTGCGCGTTATCCAACATGAAGTTGAAGCGCGAGTTTACTGGCAGCGCTTCAAATGATGTCATTGGGTTTGCAGAAACATCAATATTGTAACTAGGCAGTTGTTTTACGGTGTAATTGACGTCGACAAACCAGCTATTCCACTTTTGTAGACGCTCTTTATTAAGTGCGAAAGGCATGTGCGTTTTGTCGACGATGGTGCCTTGCTCTGGAATCAGACGATAGTAAACACGGTCCACTTTTGGATCGTCATAAGGGCGGCGAGTCGTGATGCGCTGTACCGCTTCACCTGGTGGTGTTGCAGAGCGAACAACAGTGAAAAAACGCGTTGGTTGAGCTAAATCAGAAAAATAGACGTGAGACAAAAACAGGTGCTCGTAGATATAACGTGCTGAAAGTTGACTCTTATTGTCGCTTTTGTTTAAAAAGCTTTCGTAGACATTAACGAGCTCTTGTTCTGCATCATTCAGCGGAATGTGGTCGTTCATTAACGCGCCATTTTCTAACCAACTCATTAAAGTCGCGTATTCGGTTTTATCTAAGTTCGGCATCCCATAAGGCATCCCCCAAGTTGGGTAATCTCTCTCGTATTGGGCGTACTCTTCAATCGTTGGGCACTGTTGGTCGCGATCGGTCGAAAAGTCGAAACCTTCAAGCTGGGTTTGATCGGGTAGAGGGTGATTCTCTTTCTGGATCAACATACGAGAAACAAGACCAGCATCGAGGTTAGCCGTTGAGTTCTGCATGCGCTCATTGAGGACAGGATGAAAATCCGCATCGCGCCACTCTTGTGTGGTTAACGCATCTTCAAACAAGCGAGTTGGGGCAGATGCCGTTAAGCGGGTGCCTTGATAAACGAGTGCCTTGCTCGCGCCTCGGTCTATACCTTCCACTGAAGACATTTTGAGTTGGCAAGGGGCATCATAACAAGCGTGGCAAACCACGCATCGGTTATCAATGATGGGCTTTACTTCGTCAATGAAGTGCTGTGCTTGAGCCGAAAGAATAGGTGCTTGGCGATCGCGTACTTGTTGTTCACCAAACAGTTCGTCGAAGTTTAAACCCGCGTAGACGGCACAACCTGAGAAGACGCTAACAAAAGCTAAAATGAAGAGTTTTTTCAAATTCATACGTATTAAAATATTAGGCATTTTCTATAATTATATCGAAAATGATTGAAAATGCTCATGTTCTAACAATTTTGTAGACAAGATCTTGATGGGACGAGTAACTTGTCGATGCGCATCACTCGCTTGTGATTCGAAATTGGAGTTTCAAGATAGCTAGATTTAAGCCCCAAGAGCTAAAAGCTAAAAGCCAAAAGCCAACAGTTAAGAGCTAAGACTCACTGATTGACGTAACAAACAGAGAAAGGGACAGACAATCGCTCAAACTCTTTGATCCAGCGCCACTGGTTGTCTTGCAGTTTATCGCCAGGGCCTTTGACTTCAATCCAATGAAATTCATCGCCCTTGAATGCAATCAAATCCGGCATCCCAGTTCTAAATAGCTTTAAATCACTCAATATCACTTTGAAGAGATCGATAACTAAAGCATCTGGAATCGAAGCCAAGCAGTGTTCGATGAGTGCTTTAGGAAAATAATTCCAATGAACAAAGGGGTTCGCGATACCTTGCTTTTCATCGTAAGTATCAAGCAAATGGTTCAGCCCATGTTTGGATATCGTCTGAAACACGGCTTCAACCTGTTCGGCTCGCTTGTCTACGAAATCTGAATGGTACAGATCCAATGGTCGATGTTGGTATCGATTGATAAAGGCGCCTTCAACGTCTGCGAAAATGACATCCCAGAAAGCCAAACCAAACAAGCCACACAGAAAACTGTTTTCAGAAAAGTAGACATCCCAACCTTGGTTCTCAAAATGCTGCTTTACCGCAAGCTCGACTCGCGTTTGGCTGAGGTCTAATTCCAGTTTTAACTCTTTGCAGCTCGGTTTTATGGTTCGTGAAACTTTGTGCCCCTGTTTCCGTAGTAGCCTATCTTCAAGCTTAATGGCGACTTCTAACTCTGACACATCCGATGGATTAGCTTTCATTTGTGTGACAGTGTCACGCATTAAGTCTAGCGTACCTTGCTTATCATAGATGCGCGCAAGTCGCTCTCTGCTCGGAGGAAGTGTAGATTGTCTGAACCAAAAGACAGCTTGGTCGTTTAGGTTTAACCTTTCTAGATCGCGAGCAATATCATTGATCAAA harbors:
- a CDS encoding VRR-NUC domain-containing protein — protein: MYQATSPLTTETTVQLSPTYYLDNFNRLVEHAQTLYPDLLSDDECRWLSAYKRLSVSSQCLMVRLLSRKGRWFRSDKLNYVEILDLKTALQELSSSGFIGLSHPEEQHDFVINEVQLGLHLLTKPELLNVFPALKSRRTAKKDDLLLLLDQQPFDQFQNLTFDCIYVIESQVIDVLLLLFFANTYQDLSQFVLSDLGLNTFENYPLSKQRRFFTSRDQLNQLLQMRDIQRLYSEGGRKDGDFLELLLNAIPEESEHRSIARKRSRLINDIARDLERLNLNDQAVFWFRQSTLPPSRERLARIYDKQGTLDLMRDTVTQMKANPSDVSELEVAIKLEDRLLRKQGHKVSRTIKPSCKELKLELDLSQTRVELAVKQHFENQGWDVYFSENSFLCGLFGLAFWDVIFADVEGAFINRYQHRPLDLYHSDFVDKRAEQVEAVFQTISKHGLNHLLDTYDEKQGIANPFVHWNYFPKALIEHCLASIPDALVIDLFKVILSDLKLFRTGMPDLIAFKGDEFHWIEVKGPGDKLQDNQWRWIKEFERLSVPFSVCYVNQ
- a CDS encoding cytosine permease, which produces MDGTMAAEAYVNKPEATHSHKKIDDFELEPVPEKAKRSWWVISLIWLAIGIDISGLFLGSILSSGIGFEDALLATFIGSGLLAIIAMLCANIGFQAGVSTPLVSSAVFGRNGGKILGFINGISLVGWFAFQADFFAFIMVDALAKYDIIISHLTALIGGSVLMMMTAIYGVRALGKLSTYSVPLMVTLITIGLFMAADYQGGAAPSIEDPLTLGQAISFVMSIWILAAVAAPDIARYAKTRRDAILGAGIGFLVGNSAIILIALILTKMTGTDDLVEVFFTLGLGMAAIIVLVFAQWTTNSSNLTSGGLCMSMVLPKIPRPVLVVIMTIVGIGIAQLGMVNKFTDFLMLLSVTIAPAAGVYIVQYYVLDSTKMSFKNIQQVPAWMFKGLASWAFGTAFSACTAPEFFNLFSFTSISALDGILAAGVIYLSLMKLSPSSDKE
- a CDS encoding fatty acid cis/trans isomerase, yielding MNLKKLFILAFVSVFSGCAVYAGLNFDELFGEQQVRDRQAPILSAQAQHFIDEVKPIIDNRCVVCHACYDAPCQLKMSSVEGIDRGASKALVYQGTRLTASAPTRLFEDALTTQEWRDADFHPVLNERMQNSTANLDAGLVSRMLIQKENHPLPDQTQLEGFDFSTDRDQQCPTIEEYAQYERDYPTWGMPYGMPNLDKTEYATLMSWLENGALMNDHIPLNDAEQELVNVYESFLNKSDNKSQLSARYIYEHLFLSHVYFSDLAQPTRFFTVVRSATPPGEAVQRITTRRPYDDPKVDRVYYRLIPEQGTIVDKTHMPFALNKERLQKWNSWFVDVNYTVKQLPSYNIDVSANPMTSFEALPVNSRFNFMLDNAQNTIMAYIKGPVCRGQLALNVINDRFWVFFIDPEKADVPEINAFYASQKKNLKLPSELKSNTVPVTNWVRYAKQQARYLNAKSDFTNQWFESGVNLDTGIIWDGDGINPNAALTVFRHFDSASVVQGLVGTQPKTAWILDYALLERIHYLLVAGFDVYGNFGHQLITRMFMDFLRLEGESNFLTLLPKDVRHIEHSSWYQNQSAQLSDYLQRNIAPFDQPTSVVYKTADPKRELLNMIKDKLAPVLDNRFEIVETGFGRKNEALLNQVNLIKGEGLRHVPQLVMIMIEGENGEEQLFTMIHNNAHSNISSLFNEEGNRDYANDDLTLVRGVVGSYPAAYLSLTESEIPTLVKTLQNLNTEEDYVALLDKFAVRRSSSEFWPFSDRVHRWYQQDQPIEFGLLDYNRFENR
- a CDS encoding hydantoinase/oxoprolinase N-terminal domain-containing protein, which encodes MTNITLDYCRLGIDVGGTNTDGVLLDADLNVIAKVKTATTHDISTGIDNAISTLLSQANIDGQQVKHAMLGTTQCTNAIVERKGLDRVGMIRLALPSGDSVPPLCGWSEAWQNLLGQHFYQAHGGYEYDGQLIADIQESEIRELCQKMKGQVDSIAICGVFSPVNGDQELQAAEWIQQELPGVNLSLSHKVGSLGLLERENATILNAALQGTAKRFVDGFCNALINHEIHTTPYFGQNDGTLMSQQFALMYPILTVACGPTNSIRGASHLTKLKDAIVVDVGGTTSDIGVLTHGYPRESSLAVEIGEVRTNFRMPDILALAIGGGTKVRFEQQRIELGPESVGHTLTQTARSFGGDELTLTDIALKTGQMQWQAEHQLSDEIGVSAEQANKVYQQMVTDVEEGIDKMKTSAASVPVIMVGGGSALFPDHFEGVSQVVRPEHFEVANAIGVALGEISGQFDKIVPIDPASREETLKGLEEQSKQLAIEAGACSDNVAIIERSEIPLSYLQGNMVHVKIKAAGHIKMI
- a CDS encoding DUF917 domain-containing protein codes for the protein MIITEQMIDDIALGATVLGTGGGGDPYSGALMAKVAIATAKHPVRMIPLEDVQDDWMTVPSSMIGAPTVAVEKLNSKDQMLIAFEAMEKALGTKVAATFPIEVGGFNSLIPILVAAQKNIPVIDCDAMGRAFPEAQMVTFFLDGLPSAPNTLADERGNVVTLYPIDGIWSEKFARPITEQMGGSAAMCDYPMNGKNLKRSALPATLTQAMKIGEAIRLANDNNQSGTQAVLNIVGGHTIISGKIVDIQRETDGGFATGGVVIEKLAQFEDTGVDNVFVQFQNELLLAHKGTSRADMNQDNLLASTPDLISILDHETGKPITTEQLRYGQRIDLIAYPCDPKWRTNKGIEVAGPGYFGYTVEYQTIEQLKSALKR
- a CDS encoding LysR family transcriptional regulator, with amino-acid sequence MSGKVNSNNKLDKRDLRRLELFCEIVEQGGINQAVASTGISQPVLSNQLIALEKSLELTLCQRGRRGFKLTHEGEQVYKYANQLKSTLTDFAYKLRGVQTELSGHVRIGCLDNTVTLPYNPLPKAIETFYQRSNSVEVSVDVGDFTQLNEKLAKNQIDMMIVVLGSHQKSAFQHKYPLFEEHSYLYARKDLAEKIMDKDFSLDGCRINMGGYAKDEMFRLLNIEQYDSVKPFDGWHVESGVILTLAGTHLSFLPSHLIDRGHYDQALIPLQPEKWSLKSQFYVVLKQPVDSLSPAARAFFDELHQPETSDSI